A window of Rattus norvegicus strain BN/NHsdMcwi chromosome 14, GRCr8, whole genome shotgun sequence contains these coding sequences:
- the LOC134481833 gene encoding mucin-5AC-like → MKTLILPGLILAFAICFQFSDSQKSWKQTIEKAFNSQPIQKSTSKTSRSQFSSTQLDKQRSSLSHDSASLTNRFSRRASSSPFNAQNVKTLFSKVSSEIKKGADKLSSNLRKLIRKRRSDRSRPVNRQVNQPMIRSATRISKPRMRSSETLKRTQSKPCREQPSKLQKKRQKIKENLATKRNLKKTKLSPKRRQTSSLTQQSRKSRKERQQQRKQQRAAKKAVKKELRKINSKVSLLKRQTSSLINRLGKSKTKHPKLNEENTLKTFEEAKRLLSLAEEIFNASMRGQPILTQKLLASPNPTISSTSARASSTERSTSALVIGTTTLVPSTINSAIEATSTNPSEESTHPGTSPSPTTSRDTVVRSTTHSASASTTISGSTSEGSETEVNTEDKTTTPAMDASTTKAVSTTSTNITTTPPITTTNTTSVLTGDKTKTSFTTLGIEATTRGSTLSSTSMAIPLAPATTKIPTTSAFVPVGSTRNALQGTTPVARSTRSVPITVTTVKNVTSTLVTTAVTQTAVKTNNETTTQVHVGTTKSTIGTTV, encoded by the exons ATGAAGACTTTGATTCTACCAGGACTCATTTTGGCCTTCGCCATTTGCTTCCAG TTCAGTGACAGTCAGAAATCATGGAAGCAGACAATAGAAAAGGCATTCAACAGTCAACCCATCCAAAAGTCAACTTCCAAGACATCACGAAGCCAATTTTCATCTACACAGCTTGACAAACAACGTTCATCCTTGTCTCATGATTCTGCCTCACTTACCAACAGATTCTCCCGAAGGGCTTCTTCATCACCCTTCAATGCTCAGAATGTAAAGACTTTATTTTCTAAAGTTAGTTCAGAGATTAAAAAAGGAGCTGACAAGTTATCTTCAAACCTTAGGAAATTAATTAGAAAGAGAAGATCTGACCGGTCCAGGCCAGTTAACAGACAGGTAAACCAACCTATGATTAGATCAGCTACTCGAATATCTAAACCTAGAATGAGATCTTCAGAAACCTTGAAAAGGACCCAGTCTAAGCCATGCAGAGAACAACCATCTAAgttacaaaagaaaagacaaaagataaaggaaaatttGGCTActaaaagaaatctcaaaaaaacTAAATTATCACCTAAGAGAAGGCAAACCTCATCCTTAACACAACAGTCCCGTAAGTCCAGAAAGGAAAGGCAACAGCAAAGGAAACAGCAGAGAGCCGCTAAAAAGGCTGTAAAGAAAGAGCTTAGGAAGATTAATTCCAAAGTGTCACTTCTGAAAAGGCAAACCTCATCTCTAATAAACAGGTTAGGCAAATCCAAGACCAAACACCCCAAACTCAATGAGGAGAACACACTTAAAACCTTTGAAGAAGCAAAGAGACTACTTTCCTTAGCAGAGGAAATATTCAATGCATCTATGAGGGGACAACCAATACTTACTCAGAAATTGTTGGCTTCACCTAACCCAACTATTTCTAGTACCAGTGCGAGAGCCTCTTCCACTGAGAGATCAACTTCAGCTCTGGTGATTGGCACTACTACTTTAGTACCATCAACCATTAACTCAGCAATAGAGGCTACATCCACAAATCCTTCAGAAGAATCCACACACCCAGGTACTTCCCCTAGTCCTACAACTTCCAGGGACACAGTGGTTAGGTCCACAACTCAttcagcctctgcctctaccaCTATATCTGGTTCTACCTCAGAGGGCTCAGAAACTGAAGTAAACACCGAAGATAAGACCACCACCCCAGCCATGGATGCTTCTACCACTAAAGCTGTCTCTACAACTTCAACAAACATAACTACCACACCTCCCATTACCACTACAAACACCACCTCTGTGCTTActggagacaaaacaaaaacaagtttcACTACTCTGGGCATTGAGGCCACCACCCGTGGTAGCACACTGTCATCAACCAGTATGGCCATACCTCTTGCTCCTGCCACTACAAAAATACCCACAACTTCTGCCTTTGTTCCTGTTGGTTCTACCAGGAATGCATTACAAGGCACCACACCTGTAGCACGTTCTACTAGAAGTGTACCTATCACTGTGACAACTGTAAAAAATGTGACTAGCACATTAGTGACTACAGCTGTCACTCAAACAGCAGTGAAAACAAACAATGAAACTACAACCCAAGTGCATGTGGGAACCACTAAATCAACAATTGGCACAACCGTGTAG